A single window of Pyrus communis chromosome 10, drPyrComm1.1, whole genome shotgun sequence DNA harbors:
- the LOC137746610 gene encoding mechanosensitive ion channel protein 10-like, translating to MQAMEVQKSNTDHVVVTIDQPNPKLKQSPQADSNISIPQPLSSAKTLRRLNFSKPRSRFEEIKYPLPPKTIHESEQLQPFDPYQDNNSSADEDDDEDWYENEEDDEDDNDGKQGKHLKRRKRKINKRAVIEWTLFLTIMTCLVCSLTLDSLKNKVKWGLEIWKWCVMVMVTFCGRLVSGWVVGFLVFIIERNFMLREKVLYFVFGLRKSFQNCAWLGLVLVAWMSMFPDKHNKVLKNIFRALIAVLIGATIWLLKILFVKVLASSFHVATFFDRMKESVFHHYILEALSGPPLDEEERELPQRRFQASKSLPARLRDKSHGVSRSYRREGSRRIDMEKLKRLSMASRATAWSVKRLVNYVRSSGLSTISRTIDDFGNAESEITSEWEARNSAQRIFKNVAKPGAKYIEEEDLLRFLKSDEIHTIFPLFEGAIETGKITKSSFKNWVVHAYIERKALAHSLNDTKTAVHQLHKLASAIVIVIITVVTLLVMGLATTKVIFVVTSQLLLVGFMFQNMCKTVFESIIFVFVMHPFDVGDRCVVDGVQMVVEEMNILSTVFLRYDNEKIFYPNSVLLTKPISNFRRSPDMADSIDFTIDVSTPVDDVSALKKAIQLYIDSKPKYWSSKHSVIVKEIENVDKMKMMLCVQHTMNHQNYGEKSARRSELVFELKKIFQNLGIKYHLLPQEVNLPQFNASNERLTIPS from the exons ATGCAAGCCATGGAGGTCCAGAAGAGCAACACAGACCATGTAGTAGTCACCATAGACCAACCAAACCCCAAACTCAAACAGTCACCCCAGGCAGACTCTAATATTTCAATCCCACAACCCTTATCAAGTGCAAAAACCCTTAGACGCCTAAACTTTTCGAAGCCCCGGTCACGGTTTGAGGAGATTAAGTACCCTTTGCCACCAAAAACAATTCATGAATCTGAACAACTCCAACCCTTCGACCCCTATCAAGACAACAACTCGTCCGCAGATGAAGATGACGATGAAGACTGGTACGAAAATGAAGAAGACGATGAAGATGATAACGATGGCAAGCAAGGAAAGCACCtaaagagaaggaagagaaagataAACAAGCGAGCTGTAATTGAGTGGACTTTGTTCCTCACAATAATGACTTGCTTGGTATGCTCTCTAACCCTAGATTCTCTTAAAAACAAAGTGAAATGGGGCTTGGAGATATGGAAATGGTGTGTAATGGTCATGGTTACGTTTTGTGGGCGTTTAGTTTCTGGTTGGGTTGTGGGGTTTCTTGTCTTTATCATAGAGCGAAACTTCATGCTTAGAGAAAAGGTACTTTACTTTGTGTTTGGTTTGAGAAAGAGTTTCCAAAATTGTGCTTGGTTAGGCCTAGTTTTAGTTGCTTGGATGAGCATGTTCCCTGACAAGCACAACAAGGTCCTCAAGAATATCTTTCGTGCTCTGATCGCAGTGTTGATCGGAGCCACGATATGGCTGCTTAAGATCTTGTTTGTTAAAGTCTTGGCATCCTCATTTCATGTAGCTACATTCTTTGATCGCATGAAAGAGAGTGTTTTCCACCACTACATTTTGGAAGCCCTATCTGGGCCTCCACTGGACGAGGAAGAAAGGGAGCTTCCACAGCGTCGTTTTCAGGCGTCGAAGTCGTTGCCTGCAAGGCTGCGAGACAAGTCTCATGGGGTTTCAAGGTCCTATAGGCGAGAAGGGTCAAGGAGGATTGACATGGAGAAACTTAAAAGGTTGAGCATGGCGAGTAGAGCAACGGCATGGAGCGTGAAGAGGCTTGTAAACTACGTTAGGTCTTCGGGATTGTCGACGATTTCGAGAACTATAGATGATTTTGGAAATGCAGAGTCGGAGATTACAAGTGAATGGGAGGCGAGAAATAGTGCTCAAAGGATTTTCAAGAATGTTGCTAAGCCTGGTGCTAA ATACATAGAAGAGGAAGATTTACTACGGTTCTTGAAGAGTGATGAAATTCACACCATATTTCCTCTCTTTGAAGGAGCTATTGAAACGGGAAAAATTACAAAGTCGTCCTTTAAAAATTGGGTG GTGCATGCCTATATTGAGCGTAAAGCATTGGCTCACTCCTTGAATGACACCAAGACTGCTGTCCATCAACTTCACAAGTTGGCGAGTGCAATCGTAATTGTGATTATAACTGTGGTGACTCTTTTGGTGATGGGTCTGGCCACAACTAAGGTGATCTTTGTTGTTACTTCTCAACTGCTGCTTGTGGGATTCATGTTCCAGAACATGTGCAAAACTGTGTTCGAGTCTATCATCTTTGTGTTTGTGATGCATCCATTTGATGTTGGTGATCGTTGTGTGGTGGATGGAGTTCAG ATGGTTGTAGAAGAGATGAACATTTTGTCAACCGTTTTCTTAAGATACGACAATGAAAAAATATTCTACCCCAATTCTGTGCTTCTTACAAAGCCTATTAGTAATTTCAGAAGGAGTCCAGATATGGCTGACAGTATTGATTTCACAATTGATGTCTCTACTCCTGTTGATGATGTTTCTGCACTCAAGAAGGCCATACAATT ATATATTGACAGCAAGCCAAAGTATTGGTCCTCAAAACACTCAGTCATAGTGAAGGAGATTGAGAATGTGGACAAGATGAAAATGATGCTGTGTGTTCAACACACCATGAACCATCAAAATTATGGGGAAAAGAGTGCTCGAAGATCAGAGCTCGTGTTTGAACTGAAGAAGATTTTCCAAAATCTTGGCATAAAGtaccatcttcttcctcaagaagtAAACCTCCCGCAATTCAACGCAAGCAATGAGAGGTTAACCATACCTTCTTAA